A region of the Theileria equi strain WA chromosome 4 map unlocalized gcontig_1105316255039, whole genome shotgun sequence genome:
AAACATGCTGAACTAACAGTTATAACTCTGCATTTACATCTTTTACTCTTTTAAACATTTGTGCACAGTTTTATTTCGTGGTTTATACTCTAATATTCGCCTTGGTGTCTGTTTTTTGGTCTAGTATTGCGATATCTGGGCCAGTGATCAAGGAAGGGATATCCAACCGTATTCCCTGGTACTTGCGGTTTCTGGAGATTAAAGGAATTTTATATTGAATAGCACGgtttattttaatggaatataGTGAGAGAGATATCCAGATTCTCATATACCAGCGTATAAATTCGCCTTTTAACGGATGTAAAGTATAGCTATTACCCCGCGTTTCCATATTTAATCCATATATTCCCATCTTTTATAATTTGGTGTATGATTTAATAGCAGCTGATATGTTGTTTACAGCGCAATTTATGGCGTCTTGAAGTTCACTCGTATGGAAATGTCCGAATAATTCATGCAATACAACTGCCTATTTTTGGCGGTGATACAAGCCTAAAGCTTTGCACTCAGGttcatttgaaaatttatcattGAATATTCGGGAATAATGCACAAATACCCGTTACTGGCGCAAATTTATATCAATAACCATAACAGCTATTCACAACTATTGGATAAATAGTAGTTACGGTCCATTCGTTGGATTCACCGTATGGCATTTTACAGATCTATAATCAATGAATGGACCGTGGAACATTCGCTAAATCGGCATAACCGGATTTTACAGTCTGAAATGGTCAGAGGATTAATATAAGTAAACGTTTGGCTGAAAGCTCATCCTCTGTTAACTGCCAAAACCAGGCGAGAATTAGAGCCTATAACTGGCAAAAATAGATGTTCACGACAATAAAATCAAGACAGAATTGTATAAAGGAGGTAATGGTAATTTTATGGATTTTAAGCATCATTCCTAGAGAGATAGGCATTCCCATTCCTCTAGAAATTTAAAGGCTAAATGGGCATACTCGCGAATGAACAAGAGGGGTTTACATAGAGAAAAGATGGAAATTATGGTGATACGTTATAAGCTTTAGAATTAATTGTCTATGCCCATGATATCGACGATACACCTATGGGGTCtggaatctcttcttctcGAATTCTCTTCGGCCAGGCTATTCATCTTGTCTAATAGAGTACATTTTTGATTTACACAAGATTAATAATAGAACAGAAGGATGGCGTGGTTTGTAGTACTATAGTTGCGAGGATAGACACAACTCTCTAATTGAGACATATCAGTTGAGAATGACTCTGAAATCTAGAGATCTCAAATGACTACATGGTAATACTATCGCACTTATTTCAAGAGTTTAAATGACTGGGCAGATGGGTCTGGAGTAGTCCTGAGAGAAGTTCAGATGAGCACTGGTTCAGAGAACGATCAGATGTCTACTAATTCAGCAGCACAGGCAAAGAGTACAGACACACAGAAGGCGGCAGCCTTTCTGGCTGGTCTTTCCTTGTACCAGATGATTCATGTTGCAATATCGGCCGGCAACTTTACGGTAGGAAGGTTTCAAATTCCTCAGAAATACGTCAGCCTGTACATTAACAGAATGATTATTTCGAATAGAGTCTTCTCATTGATTGGGATTATACTTACTACGGCCTATGAACAGTTTGATGGACCTGGTATTCCTAAGTTGAACATTGGTCTGTTTGGACTTCTATTATTATCTCACATAACCTTGTTTCTTACATATTGTTCAGGAGGAGCTCAGGGTCATATTACGCTATACTACTGGATTGTTGTCGTAGTGGCTTTTATCATTGGATTGTGTTTTGTGTTCACTGTTAAGTTGGCCAGTAATGCAATCATTTATCTTCTTGCGGCACTGCCCATATCCGGAATTCTGGCATCCTCCTATCACATATCGTTCATACTCATTTCTCAGTATTTTAACGTCTCAAACGTATATTACTGGTTGGTGTTTTGGCAACATATTTGTGCGATATCATTGATATCAGTTACCACCGTGATATGGGCATTTGCGTATGGAAGTGGTAGTCAACCTCAACAACAGCAACAACAAACAAATGGAGGTGGAGAGTTCTTGAAATCATTACACAATGCAATATCTCCACTATTATTGGTTGCATTTGGGTACGGTATACAGAACATGTTCTATCCCTCCGTGGCTCCATACAAAATCATTGGCATAGACAAGGGTTACAAGATTGATGTGGCGGTTTTATTCACGAGTGCTGTACCACCATTGATCTTCTTGGGTCTGATCTCCAAAGGAAAGGGTCCAAACAAGccatggaagaatgataatAATCAAGCCCAGTTGTGGCATGGAGCTTGGGCATTCTTCGGAATACAAGTGATTTGTGGAatactcttcttttccacTCTGCATTACCCAAATAGTACTCTGCCAAGAAGTATAAGAAATAGCATTTGGGGTCTCGGATTCTTCACAGTACTCTACGATTTCTCCGCACAGATGACTAGATGTATAGGAAGTAACGGAGTTGATAAACAGAAGGGTAAATCCGCTGCTAAGATGAATACACTCAACTCCTTTTTGTACTCATTCACCCAGGTCATCTTTGCCTTTCTAGGAGACGGATATATTAGAACATATCGCAAAGCAGAGGAAAGTTCAGATTTATGGCCAACTGCTCACTATACCAATAAAAGAGCATTCTGGTTCTGGACCTGGAGTACAACAAAAGTGGCTTTAGGAACGCTAAAAGGCGCATTCAGCACAGATGTTAGGGCTGAGATTCTTGTTAAAAAGGAGCATCTCTTTATTGTATATGAAGATGGTCCACCTGAAGACGATGATCCCTTCTTTGATCTACCATTTATTCACAATACGGAATCCTCTAAAGATAATCACAGTTTCAAGGGAGTATACATTTTAACACATTCCTCCCTAACACAAATGTAGTCTTTTCACGACTTTGCAGTTTTACAACGCTAAAACACTCCTAACTCATTTCATTCTATGCTAGTAAAATTTACCAACATTCATAGTCCATAGAGAGCCTTGCAGATGCAGATTCCATCATGGCAACGCCtgaagaatgagaatggaggagCATATAAGTCTACAGAATGGGTAACTAGGGGAGATTCTAACTTTGGCACATTTTGTAGATATGCCATCTTCCCTGCCAATATGCAAGCCTTATGTCCCAGCATCCCCATCCTAATTCATGAGACGTATAGTAACGGCGTATTCCGGAACTGCAAGGAAGAATGGGCTTCAGGGGGGAAGATTGAGGACTGGCCTATATCACCCGTAAAACTCAGAATTTGTGGCAGCCAGGCCGCTAAAGTGGTCTAAATATATGAATAAAGGTTTAAGGAGGTGATGAGatcaaaggaagaatactAGAAAAAACGTttaggaagaaaaggaattaaatttgtatcaaaGAATAGACTGAGAAAACCTGGAGAGGAGCAAGCATGAGGAGGGCACACCGGTAGAATAAAATACGGAGATTACTTTAGGCATTAGTGAAAAATCTCAATACTGTGCTCTAAGGCGATTTCCAGGCAATGAGCTATGGGGTCTGGTAGATGTTCCCGGAGAGTCCTCCGAGTTTTTCTCATTCCTCCCTttagttttaaatgtacTATATCTTTACCTAGAGCCAATAGGATGGGTTATATGTTTGAAAATTTTCCAGGAGAATAGCAGTGTATTAGCCTTGTCTTTTCTTACTCACTCGGAAGGATGACGAGGACAAGATTCTTATCCTTCTACGAGACACATTTAGACTAGGGCCGGGAGATGATGTTAGGGGGTTATAAAAGGTTAAGAGATGACTGATACTGAGAAATCTGAGATGACTGAAGATTCTAAAGCTGGCCTGAAGAAGGCGGTGGCCTTTTTGACTGGCGTTACTCTCTACCAGTTGCCGTATTTGGCCATTTCTGCCGGTAAATTCACTCTTGGAAGGTTCAAGATACCGTCGAGCAACCTGAGTCTGTACATTAACCGGATGATTATAGCATACAGGATTGTCTCATTGATCGGAATAGGTTCTACAACGGCGTATATTCAGATGAATTGGCCAAAAAAGAACGAGTTGACATCACTACTATTCTGGTTGTATAATTTTTGCTTCGTCTTATTGCTGTTTGTCTATTGTATCGGTGGTGAGCTCGGTTACATTACGGCGTATTACTGGACGATTTCTCTGGCTTCACTCTTTTTTGGCTTATGCTATACCACATCTGTTGATATTGTTGCGGCCAATGTAGTCTGTCTTCTTGCAGCCTTCCCGCTTACTGGAGTTATTATTTCCCTCTACcacattttgtttttaaCCATTGGCGAGTACTTTGGTATCCCTAATACCAACTACTGGTTGGTGGTAGTTCAGATGATTATCGCAATACTCATAACCGGGACGAACGCACTGCTGTTCACCATCGCGTATTGGCATGAGAAGGATGGTACTGGAGAATCAGGTTCTGGGTCTTCCTCTAATAATCAGAACAACGATGACTTCATGACAGCCCTTGCAAAAGCCTGGTCTCCAATTCTTTTAATCACTCTGGGATATGGTCTTCAAAATGCCTTTTATCCAGGTATAGCCCCTTACAAGTTGATTGGTCCTAATCTAGGGTACTGGATAGATTTAACTGTTTTATTCACCAGTGCCATACCGCCGCtctttattcttgtattGAAGGAGAAAGAAATAGGTCCCAATACTTCATGGAGTCAAACTGCTGGATGGCACTGGTCTTGGCTATTCTTTCTTGTTGAGATTATCTGTGCAACAATCTTCATTTTGGCTCTTCATTATCCCGACTGGGGGCTTTCCCAAAATGTCCGGAGTAATGCGAAGCTTCTAGGTTTTTTAACTGTCACATATGACGGTTGCGTGCAGTTTACGAGAGCTATTGGTACCAATGGAGCTGACACGCAAGGAGAGCCAAAAAAAAGTAACAGTGCAATGAATACCTTCAACTCGTTTTCACACTCGTTCGCGCAGGTAATATTTGCATTTATGGGCGATGGGTATATGCGCATTTATTCTGAGCATGAGGATAACAGAGACGGTTGGCCAACAAGGCACTTTGGGATTCTGAGGTCTTTTTGGTACTGGATATGGAACTCTACAAAAATGTCAtatcacattttaaaaacaGCCTTTACTAGAGATTTAAGGAGAGATATTCTCGGAAAGAATGTCCATCTCTTCATTGTTTATGAAGATACTTCACATGAATGTGAAGATGATCTATTTGACTTACCATTTATTCACAAGAAAAAATCTAGATAGTCAGTTTCAAGAGAGCATACATTTTCCCTAAGCTCTAGCCACAAATACAGTTTTGTcaacattttaaaacattcGATTAACAgtcttgtaaattttaGTTGCACTTTTACCACGCTTTAATGTAAAGGTTCACAGTGTATTCACCTTTAGAATACAAACTAGACCAAACTCACCACTGTTTAGCTTTAAACGCACATGTTAAATGTATCTACATCGCTTTAGATTTGTCATAAATTAATCACCACATTTTTCACTCCTACATGCAAGATAGATTTTGCTAAATAAATGAGGATAGCCAATATTTATGCCATTTTCATCCGTGCAAACGCTGTAACTGGATGTTATTTATTTAGTTAGTTTACAAAGACTGACATCCTTGGTAGTTTTGAACCGCCAAACACAAGCTTTCGTAAAAACAATGTCAATTTTCTGACGATAAAATTGCCTGTTTACACTGTCACTTGGACcgaatataaaatttgaGATAAAGCGAGTAATGGTAAAAATTGTGAAACTGATAAAGTCGTATCCGAAACCACAAAAATCTTTGAACAAGCCCGGTGGCAGGTGTGTCAATTGAAATGATTTAAATCCAGACAACCAACATTAAAGATGTGGCTATTGCAAACTTGACTTTAAATGAGAAATATCCCGAGTCGTTAAGATATAGACTCTAATGTTTAGTTAAGCTTATGGGTTTGAAGAATCCTTCATTCCTTCTAGTTTATTGTGATGCTCATCCTCGGCGATACTCTTCCAGGTTCCATCCaccttctcaaagtattcCGAGAGTTGATCATCTACGGTCAAAACAATCATGACAGGTTCTTCTTTAGTATGATAGATTCGTACcttattacaaattttgccATTTTGTTCCTTCCAAAGGGTTTGGGAATTCTCGGAAACCTTTAAAAAGTGGTCACCATCCCTTGCAGAATAGTAGTCGTATTCTATTCCACAGTAGGAAATGTGAAAATTGTAAACGTTCGAGGGtggatttaaaatgtcaaacATTAGACCCTCACCTTTGACGGAATTATCAACTCCTGAACCCACAGGAAGAGAATTAAGACTAATTCCTTCTCCCGATTCCGAGGGCAAATTATCACCGCATTGACAGAGCCCGAAAGCGCATACAAAAATCAGAACATGCAGAGGGAAcattttgagaattttgTCCATTTAGACTGTCTCgattctcttcctcctggTAATGGGGTATAATAATGCAGTCTAGGAGTGCATTGGCCCTTCCCGTTCCTTTCGCGCATACTTTGCCATTAACAAGCGAAATTGATTAGTATGACAATGTAGTTTCTGTTAAAACACAATCTAGCCTTTCATTGTAGATATGGAAGCTCACCTGACTCTTCCAAATGCGTTATCCAGTAATAGTCATAGAATTTTAGATATTGAACATACCAGAGAGCAAAACATGATttaatttggaaatttaAAGGGGTATTCTTTTGACTTTGGGTCTCCCTCGAAAGATTATAGACCAACCCCTGTCTTGTGAACAGAGTACAAATACATGGAATTAAGGCACTGGACGATTTCTTTCATGTATTTCTCATAGGAAATGTCATTAAACAACCTAAAAACATACAACAACAGATGGGTTGTTCGCAGCGCCTTCCTTACCATGTGCATGCATGGCCCTTTGTGGCCATTATTTCAAGGACTGTGTAACCGCTGATCCCTGAAATCTAAAACTACCCTTTTAAATCTGTATATATGTAAAGACATGTATAAGATGGCCTATAAATGAACGTGTACCTGTAATTCATATAACAAACTGTTAAGTAAAATCTCATGCCTTCTTGAGATCACTGCTGCTTATAAAATTTTCGATAACTTGCTTGAGTCTAGCTTCAAGCTCTGGAGTCAACTGTCCCCCTTCCTCAATCTTCTTGAGCAGATCGGCTTGTTGTGTGTTCAAATGATCTATAAAGAGTGCTTCGAATTTCATGACATCCTTTGGATCGATTTTGTCCAATAGACCATTTACTCCACCGTATATGATGCAGACTTGGAGTGGAATTGGGAGAGGAGCGTATTGCTTTTGCTTTAGTAACTCGGTGAGAAGAGTACCTCTTGTGAGCAACTTTTGAGTTGCGGCATCCAAATCCGATCCGAACTGGGCAAAGGCTGCAATTTCTCTGAATTGAGCCAAATCCAACTTCATGGTACCAGATACTTGTTTCATTCCCTTGGATTGAGCGGCAGATCCGACACGAGAGACGGAAAGACCGACATTGATGGCGGGACGAacacccttgtagaagaGTTCACTTTCCAAAAAGATTTGTCCATCAGTAATGGAAATGACATTGGTTGGAATGTAGGCTGAGACATCACCAGCTTGCGTTTCAATAATCGGCAGAGCAGTGAGACTTCCAGATCCCTTGGCATCACTCAACTTGGCGGCTCTCTCCAACAATCTGCTGTGAAGATAGAAAATGTCACCAGGATAGGCTTCTCTGCCTGGAGGCCTTCTCAACAACAAGGACATTTGACGATAGGCTGTAGCCTGCTTCGACAAATCGTCGTATATAATAACAGCATGTCTTCCGTTGTTTCTAAACCATTCTCCCATTGCACATCCGGTGAATGGAGCCAAGAATTGCAGTGGAGCTGGATCAGAAGCTGTAGCTGCAACGATAATTGTATACTTTAGAGCATCATGCTCCTCCAAAACCTTTAGAATCCTAGCAACAGTGGATCTTTTTTGACCAATTGCAACGTAAATGCAATACATtctatccttttcatccaaaAGTTCATTAGCAGCCTTTTGGTTAAGGATTGTATCGACAGCAAGAGCAGTCTTTCCTGTCTGCCTATCACCGATGATGAGCTCACGTTGCCCCCTTCCAATTGGGACGAGTGAATCTACGCACTTCATACCAGTGGTCATGGGTTCATGCACACTTCTTCTGTCTATGATACCTGGTGCTGGAACCTCAACTCTGCTAGTAAGCTTGGTCTCTACGGGaccttttccatcaattGGCTTTCCAAGCGCATCTACGACACGTCCCAACATCTCTGGACCAACTGGAACGTCAAGAATACGATTGGTCCTCCTCACAGTATCACCCTCAAGGATGGATCTATCGTCACCGAAAATGACCACACCGATGTTATCTGTTTCCAGATTTAAAGCCATTCCAGCTACTCCACTTGAGAACATGACGAGCTCTCCAGCCTTGACCTCCTTTAGACCATAAATACGGGCAATACCATCTCCCACATTAATCACGTTTCCGACATCCTTTACGTCCTTCTGTATATAGGAATGAAGATGGGCATGAATGATGAGGATTTTGCAAGCGAAATGTAGAGCACAGGACCAGAGTGAGCCTGGCAAGTGTGGGCGGCATAGGAGACAGCATCTCAGAGAACGACGAGAATGGACTCGAGACTAAGCCAAGGCGCTATCACGCCTCGTTGTAGCAGGGTTATACAGTCTCCATACTTGGCAATGCGAATATGAaagctcctatactaaCGTATACTCGCAAGATTCCTCTATTCGCTTCGCTCGTGGAGTCGCcattctagagactccctgCGGTCATCTGGCGTTAGCAGTCGCCCAGAGCTCCTGCTAGAGCTCACTATTCCCTAGTTCAcattaaacaaacctgaGTGTCCCATCCGGCGATGCGGCTTTGCAAGAGTTTTGAGATTTCTGCGGGTGAAATCTTTGCGGTGGAAAATCCTTGTGCGCCTAGATGATGTCTATAGGCTTGGGCGGTTTTGGAGGCGAGTGGCCTTGTGAGTTTTTGAAGAATCCTCATGAttcctttatattcttcccTTAAAGCGACTTTTAAAGGCGATGTTGGCTTCAAACGACGTCTAGAAAGTCTCTAGGGACCCTTTGAAGCTCTTTATTGGGAATTTACCACGAATTCCTCTTGATTTGCGTGCTAGTGCTAGCCAAGTGAAACATTAAGTGATGGGCGGAGGGAGGAGCTCCTGGGCGACGGACGACACACAGCCCCACCACTACTGGACACATCGCTTGCACTGTAGAGCGCAAAAACAAAGACTAGAGACCAAAAGTTTACTTTGCACGCCATAGGCTGTGCAGGTGGCCAACATGAATGGATATTAAATAGACACAGTGACGGTGACAACCCCGAAGAATGACAAGCAACTTGTTAATTACACCGGGTGTCAACTACAAGGCACTTGTGCGAATGTGGCTGTCTAGTACCTTCTGCCACGTTCAAAGTCCCGGAATTCTTGTCTATAACCTCCGTCATAGTTGTGAAATCTTCCGTCACTTTCGGCTCCTCGGACATAGTCGCCACGAGGTCCAGTGACTCTGATCGCCTTCTTCTTGTTGTTCTCCAAGACAACGTCCAGCTCGACGCGTTCCTCCTCTCTCAGTGACCTGAAGCCGTTGGCATGGATTTCGCTCTGGTGGACAAAAACGTCCTCGCCATTGTCCAGGGTGATGAACCCGTAGCCCTTTTTAGGGTCGAACCATTTGCATTTACCAGCTGTCCTCGGCATATCGCTCTGGTTAGTTTGACGCCCAAACGAATGGTCTTGGCCTGGTGATGGTCACGAGAGTAGTTGCTGGGCCAAGTTGCTCCTGGATATGCGCGCATGCGCGGCTGTTTTTTGTTTCTCTGATTAAACAGAGATGGTTGTTGATAGTACTTGCGATAAGAGCCAGTACTACGGTTGGTAATGGGTGAGAATTTTTGTTTGGTGAAACGGTGattataaagatggaaGTGTGGTTAGTGACATAATTTTCAATAGCTAGCCACAGTATCTTGTTTCTCTTCTGGGGTATCGCTTTTTACCCTAAATTGGTGGCAGCAGCTGGAATTTGCTGCAGTTATTGCCGTACTGTAGTTGGCTCTTTGCTGGTCTCCAGGGTTCTTGTTGCTTGGCTGAGTTGGCACACTGCAGATTCCTACACACATTTCTACTGATTGCCGTATTTATGCGTCAATACATGGCTGTTACGGTCACAAACATCGTCGCCTGGCTTCATGCCATCATCTCTGTCTCTGCATCCATTCGTCCAAGTGGCCGTACAGTGACCGCTATAGATGTCAATACCAACTAGATACGTATAAATGGACCAGAAAACGAGAGAATCTGTTAGGGACATAAGAGGAGTTGCTAGGGTCCTGGTGACTGTTGTCCCTGCACCATCCGCGTTCATCACTCAAAATTTTCTACGCCACAGCTACAAAGAGCAGTTTTGAGTTACACAGTATCCATTTTATGGGTTGGATTTGCGGATGCTTGGTTTGTAAAGCCAAGTGTGTAAGAGCTGACTGATTTGATCAAAGTGACAGTAAATCGCAGAGTTTGGAACATGTTTCCAGGATAATTTCACATTTTAATGAGAGTTTGCGGTATATTCATGGACAAAAGCTCTGAGACTAGGGAAAAGAATACAGTGTGTAGACAACTACACCTTCCAGGTACGTGTATATGCGTGTTTTCCGGACAAGATGGTTAATTGACAAGGCAAGGGATGGAATATAGCCTAGGATGAGCCATGTGATTGCTTAAAGGGGTCTGAAAGCCGTTCAACTACCGACGGATGAGAATGGTTTCGTAGCTTTTGGAGATGTATCTGCATGGGCTATCACTAGGGAACACGGAGATTCTCAGCGTTTAGTTGTCTATTTTGGACTATCTTGAGATGGTAGGAATGAAGTACAGAAGGACTCTGATCATGGATCTCTAGAGGGTGTTCCATACGGTCACCCagtgagctacttgtgagggaggatgaggagtagataggagactactcatggatctcagagttttaaaggatCTTAAATATAGTTGAGAATGAATGTCTCCGAAAGATATAGATATAAGGATCAAATGCACAGAGAAGAGTAAAAGGAAGGGTCGTGGAGGAAATTGGTTAGTTGAGGATAGGCCGAATCTTAGAGGTAGGTGAAACCTGAACCTCTGAGACAATGCCCATTGTTACTGAGAATACCAGATCATGTCCCTACATCACCGCCTCCACCTGTTCTTCCTGGACCTCAACGAACTGCTAGTTATATAGGCGGCTATAGGAGTACTACTGATTTTTTTTTGGTCTACCTGGAGCTGCTGGAGTAACTACTGCCCAAAAGGGTGAAAAAGGTGAACTTGGTGCCCCTGAACCTCCCAAGTCTGCTGCTCAAAAAACCCCTCCTAAAACCTCTTCTGATTGGGAAGTAATCACTGGAATAGTCTCTTCTGTTCTTGGTGTatctgccttggcttgttttgcaggaTATAAGTTCTATACGAAATATAATGGAGACCCCTGGGTTAGACAGGTTTAGGAGTCTAGGAGgtactctagatactaacttgggtactgagtagttggtctaatggacAATCTTGTGGATATATTATGAGATTCTAGGAAAATGGTTTTAAGATTATCTCTGGAAGTATCTTACGGATCAGTAAATATGAATGGACCCTTCTCCAAACCTTTAACCCCAAAGGGATAACAACGGAAAATCTACATAAAGATACTAAGGACAGATTCCTTTAGATTACATATCTTGTTCTTGCTATTGAAACGCTATCCACCTTATTACCCTTAGCCAATCATTTGATTTATTTGAACCTGTTAATACTAATTAACCATCTTCTATGGACAGCAGCCACATTTACATATTCAGGCGTTCCATCCTCTACATTTTATTTCCATAAAATCTGCACTAAAATATACCTATCTATAGGAAAATTATCGTGATGTCTCACTATTTGGATCCCTCGTCCGGCGAGGCTCTCGATCAGCGTCTGGAGGTCATCTCTTGGTTGACACTGTCGTACTTTCTAAACCTCTTTTTTCTCTTATTCCAGTCAGTTGGACTCATACACTATATGTACATTACACAAAAATGGTTTGCTTATATATCATTTCTTGACTTATTGTGCCTAATCCACTGGATTGCATCTACAATGCCAAAGATGGTCGGTTACAAGGGATCTACCTGTTGGGTACTTTACAGCAGAATATTAACGTTAAAGTCCTTTTTAATAtacttttggattttaCCATCGCAAGTTATCGCAGAGGGTGTCTTCATTCACTCTCCGGGTGGAGCAACGCTGGAGATTATGCTCTTGCTCCTCCTTACACCTACAATGTATATAATCTTGGCATTTAGCGCTGGAACACACTTATATGGTATGAGCGCTATTTCAACAGAGAGGCTAATACACACTGATATGATTATTCATGTTGTTTTTGACCTGCTGGATATTATAGATGTTTTCCACAAGTTTTCAATAGACTATACTACTGTTGGAAATTCTTACGTTTTTTACAGGGTATGTTTTCTCTTTTACAACTTTTCCGTCACTGTTATTTATatctatggagatgaaatCTCCAATGCATCTAATGATCTGGTATACACAAAAATCTCTTAAGCTTTACTAGATCATCTATTGAAGGGACAGAAATACACGAATATTTAGGTCTTCTGTGGGATTTTTTTGGCAGCTCCGATATTTTTGCATGGGTACAGCTTCCCATCAATGAGTGGATCTTCTAGGATTAACACGAATCCTGTCCTTCCATTTGGTGTAAATACTGAAAATGACATTTATTTCTGCAGAAAGTACGCTGCAATCGTTGGGATTTGTTTTGTAGATATGCCCTTTTTATTCATAAGGGTATATGCATGGCAATCTTCCATCCATTACACTGCTTTTGCTCCATTTATGTTAAAGAACTTTTGCTTCTTTTTTCTACAAGCTACTAGGATAAGGCATTCTTCAATCGGTATTAAATCGCAAGAGTTGTTTCAAAAGCATGACCAAAGGAAGGAAGAGGAACAGGAGTTGAGACCGCCTCCGTTTCGCGGCAGTTTGCCTCGTATAAGCAAGGATCTATTTCAAGGGTAACTTTTTTCCTGTTTAGAACGTATACCTTATAGGGTGCAGACGAGTGATCGATTAAATGGCCTGCCAGAAAACTTCCTGGTTGATAACATCAAGTTTAGGCACCTGCTTCAAAAGATCATGTTTATGTT
Encoded here:
- a CDS encoding ATP synthase alpha chain subunit, putative (encoded by transcript BEWA_054450A): MRILQKLTRPLASKTAQAYRHHLGAQGFSTAKISPAEISKLLQSRIAGWDTQKDVKDVGNVINVGDGIARIYGLKEVKAGELVMFSSGVAGMALNLETDNIGVVIFGDDRSILEGDTVRRTNRILDVPVGPEMLGRVVDALGKPIDGKGPVETKLTSRVEVPAPGIIDRRSVHEPMTTGMKCVDSLVPIGRGQRELIIGDRQTGKTALAVDTILNQKAANELLDEKDRMYCIYVAIGQKRSTVARILKVLEEHDALKYTIIVAATASDPAPLQFLAPFTGCAMGEWFRNNGRHAVIIYDDLSKQATAYRQMSLLLRRPPGREAYPGDIFYLHSRLLERAAKLSDAKGSGSLTALPIIETQAGDVSAYIPTNVISITDGQIFLESELFYKGVRPAINVGLSVSRVGSAAQSKGMKQVSGTMKLDLAQFREIAAFAQFGSDLDAATQKLLTRGTLLTELLKQKQYAPLPIPLQVCIIYGGVNGLLDKIDPKDVMKFEALFIDHLNTQQADLLKKIEEGGQLTPELEARLKQVIENFISSSDLKKA
- a CDS encoding conserved hypothetical protein (encoded by transcript BEWA_054420A); amino-acid sequence: MSTGSENDQMSTNSAAQAKSTDTQKAAAFLAGLSLYQMIHVAISAGNFTVGRFQIPQKYVSLYINRMIISNRVFSLIGIILTTAYEQFDGPGIPKLNIGLFGLLLLSHITLFLTYCSGGAQGHITLYYWIVVVVAFIIGLCFVFTVKLASNAIIYLLAALPISGILASSYHISFILISQYFNVSNVYYWLVFWQHICAISLISVTTVIWAFAYGSGSQPQQQQQQTNGGGEFLKSLHNAISPLLLVAFGYGIQNMFYPSVAPYKIIGIDKGYKIDVAVLFTSAVPPLIFLGLISKGKGPNKPWKNDNNQAQLWHGAWAFFGIQVICGILFFSTLHYPNSTLPRSIRNSIWGLGFFTVLYDFSAQMTRCIGSNGVDKQKGKSAAKMNTLNSFLYSFTQVIFAFLGDGYIRTYRKAEESSDLWPTAHYTNKRAFWFWTWSTTKVALGTLKGAFSTDVRAEILVKKEHLFIVYEDGPPEDDDPFFDLPFIHNTESSKDNHSFKGVYILTHSSLTQM
- a CDS encoding conserved hypothetical protein (encoded by transcript BEWA_054430A), which encodes MTDTEKSEMTEDSKAGLKKAVAFLTGVTLYQLPYLAISAGKFTLGRFKIPSSNLSLYINRMIIAYRIVSLIGIGSTTAYIQMNWPKKNELTSLLFWLYNFCFVLLLFVYCIGGELGYITAYYWTISLASLFFGLCYTTSVDIVAANVVCLLAAFPLTGVIISLYHILFLTIGEYFGIPNTNYWLVVVQMIIAILITGTNALLFTIAYWHEKDGTGESGSGSSSNNQNNDDFMTALAKAWSPILLITLGYGLQNAFYPGIAPYKLIGPNLGYWIDLTVLFTSAIPPLFILVLKEKEIGPNTSWSQTAGWHWSWLFFLVEIICATIFILALHYPDWGLSQNVRSNAKLLGFLTVTYDGCVQFTRAIGTNGADTQGEPKKSNSAMNTFNSFSHSFAQVIFAFMGDGYMRIYSEHEDNRDGWPTRHFGILRSFWYWIWNSTKMSYHILKTAFTRDLRRDILGKNVHLFIVYEDTSHECEDDLFDLPFIHKKKSR
- a CDS encoding signal peptide containing protein (encoded by transcript BEWA_054440A), encoding MFPLHVLIFVCAFGLCQCGDNLPSESGEGISLNSLPVGSGVDNSVKGEGLMFDILNPPSNVYNFHISYCGIEYDYYSARDGDHFLKVSENSQTLWKEQNGKICNKVRIYHTKEEPVMIVLTVDDQLSEYFEKVDGTWKSIAEDEHHNKLEGMKDSSNP
- a CDS encoding cold shock protein, putative (encoded by transcript BEWA_054460A), with the protein product MPRTAGKCKWFDPKKGYGFITLDNGEDVFVHQSEIHANGFRSLREEERVELDVVLENNKKKAIRVTGPRGDYVRGAESDGRFHNYDGGYRQEFRDFERGRRY